A portion of the Citrobacter rodentium NBRC 105723 = DSM 16636 genome contains these proteins:
- the tssH gene encoding type VI secretion system ATPase TssH: MAITRKNLFGKLNISLFKSVESATTLCKLRGNPYVELVHWLNQIYQQQDSDIRHIVRHFELDAEILERDFAQALTRLPAGASSISDFSYHIELAIERAWIFASLECQNTSIRSGHLLMALLTTMELRRALFSISSVFEKIPLEQLSKDLGYIIRDSAEESEAGGAMVSAEAGVPGEASNAMGGTQSGGLAQYSTDLTALAREGKIDPVLGRDKEINTMIDILLRRRQNNPLLTGEAGVGKTAVVEGLALALAAGEVPPALQKVRLLTLDVTALSAGASMKGEFEARLKAVLEDAAKSVDPVILFIDEVHTLVGAGGNAGTGDAANLMKPMLARGQLRTIGATTWSEFKRHIEKDPALTRRFQVLQVEEPSEDLAIAMLRGLLPVLEKHHGVWVMDEAIRAAVRLSHRYIPARQLPDKAISLLDTACARVAVAQHAPPTELQLLKFHQQSAQAELSMLEKAIGFGKEDDKRLQPIQRAIDDHAEEATALERRWAQECELVATIIDTRQQLLAATVDDPQTPEAEKISYLQSRLNELEATLSEIRGEKALVQTEVNASIVAAIVADWTGIPVGQVLKDDVSAVMELPQRLAEKVIGQTYALTCLSQSIQTARAGLADPQKPFGVFMLVGPSGVGKTETALAIADQLYGGKQNLITINMSEYQEAHTVSSLKGSPPGYVGYGEGGVLTEAVRRKPYSVILLDEVEKAHTDVHELFFQVFDKGSMEDGEGRQIDFRNTVILLTSNAGSDIISSACADPQTMPDEEGLLKLLQPALLKIFPAAFLGRVTVIPYLPLATDSLQHIVRIHLNRIAERAKAQYEMTLNFSDELVQHVVEQCPVAETGARMLIRFIEKNILPKIGSALLTQADKPAKNKTITMQCILSEEKEIDIEMQLEGKQNI, translated from the coding sequence GTGGCGATTACCAGAAAAAATCTATTCGGAAAACTTAATATAAGCCTGTTTAAAAGCGTGGAGAGTGCCACTACGCTGTGTAAATTACGCGGTAATCCTTACGTTGAATTGGTTCACTGGTTAAATCAGATTTATCAGCAGCAGGATAGCGATATCCGCCATATTGTACGGCATTTTGAACTTGATGCAGAAATTCTCGAACGTGATTTTGCTCAGGCATTAACGCGCCTGCCGGCGGGCGCCAGTTCTATTTCCGATTTTTCATATCATATTGAACTGGCTATCGAGCGGGCATGGATATTTGCCAGCCTGGAGTGTCAGAACACGAGTATTCGTAGCGGTCATTTGTTGATGGCGCTGCTGACCACCATGGAATTACGTCGCGCGCTATTCAGCATTTCGTCTGTATTCGAAAAAATTCCGCTGGAACAGTTAAGCAAAGATCTTGGCTACATTATTCGCGACTCTGCGGAAGAGAGCGAAGCGGGCGGCGCAATGGTTTCCGCCGAAGCGGGCGTACCGGGCGAAGCCAGTAACGCGATGGGGGGCACGCAGAGCGGCGGACTGGCGCAATATTCAACCGATCTGACCGCGCTGGCGCGTGAAGGCAAAATTGATCCGGTGCTGGGGCGGGATAAAGAGATCAATACCATGATCGATATTCTGTTGCGTCGTCGACAGAATAACCCGCTGCTCACCGGGGAAGCGGGGGTCGGGAAAACGGCGGTCGTGGAAGGTCTGGCGCTGGCGTTAGCTGCCGGAGAAGTACCGCCCGCGCTGCAAAAAGTTCGCCTGCTGACGCTGGATGTCACCGCGCTTTCCGCCGGAGCCAGCATGAAAGGTGAATTTGAAGCGCGTTTAAAAGCGGTGCTGGAAGACGCCGCCAAATCAGTCGATCCGGTGATTTTGTTTATTGATGAGGTGCATACGCTGGTCGGCGCGGGCGGCAATGCCGGCACCGGGGATGCCGCTAATCTGATGAAACCGATGCTGGCTCGCGGGCAGCTGCGCACCATCGGTGCGACAACCTGGAGCGAATTTAAGCGCCACATCGAAAAAGATCCGGCGCTGACGCGACGTTTCCAGGTGCTGCAGGTCGAGGAGCCGTCGGAAGATCTGGCTATCGCTATGCTGCGCGGCCTGCTGCCGGTACTGGAAAAACACCACGGCGTCTGGGTCATGGATGAGGCGATCCGCGCCGCCGTCCGTTTATCTCATCGCTATATTCCGGCCCGGCAGTTGCCCGATAAAGCGATCAGCCTGCTGGATACGGCCTGCGCCAGGGTCGCCGTCGCGCAGCACGCGCCGCCAACCGAGCTACAGCTGCTGAAATTCCATCAGCAGTCGGCGCAGGCTGAACTGTCCATGCTGGAAAAAGCGATTGGCTTTGGCAAAGAGGACGATAAACGCCTTCAGCCGATTCAGCGCGCTATCGACGACCATGCAGAAGAAGCGACGGCGCTGGAGCGGCGCTGGGCGCAGGAGTGCGAACTGGTGGCGACGATTATTGATACCCGCCAGCAGTTGCTTGCCGCCACGGTGGACGATCCGCAAACGCCGGAAGCGGAAAAAATCAGTTACCTGCAGTCTCGTTTGAATGAGCTGGAAGCGACGCTGAGCGAGATCCGCGGCGAAAAGGCGCTGGTGCAGACGGAAGTGAACGCCAGCATCGTGGCGGCGATCGTGGCGGACTGGACGGGTATCCCGGTGGGTCAGGTGCTGAAAGACGACGTCAGCGCCGTCATGGAACTACCGCAACGTCTGGCGGAAAAAGTCATTGGCCAGACGTATGCGTTAACCTGCCTGAGCCAGAGTATTCAGACCGCGCGCGCCGGGCTTGCCGATCCGCAAAAACCTTTTGGCGTGTTCATGCTGGTTGGCCCTTCCGGGGTCGGGAAAACCGAAACCGCGCTGGCGATTGCCGACCAGCTTTATGGCGGCAAGCAGAATCTGATCACTATTAATATGAGTGAATATCAGGAAGCGCATACGGTTTCTTCGCTGAAAGGATCGCCGCCGGGTTATGTGGGATATGGCGAAGGCGGCGTATTAACCGAAGCGGTACGCCGCAAGCCTTATAGCGTCATTTTACTGGATGAAGTGGAAAAAGCGCACACCGATGTGCATGAACTGTTTTTCCAGGTATTTGATAAAGGTTCGATGGAAGACGGTGAAGGGCGGCAGATCGATTTTCGCAATACCGTCATTTTGCTGACCAGTAACGCCGGTAGCGACATTATTAGCAGCGCCTGCGCCGATCCGCAAACCATGCCTGATGAAGAAGGCTTGCTGAAATTACTACAGCCAGCATTGCTGAAGATATTTCCGGCCGCGTTTTTAGGTCGCGTCACCGTTATACCTTATTTACCGTTGGCGACGGATTCGCTGCAGCATATTGTCAGAATTCATTTGAACCGTATCGCTGAGCGTGCGAAAGCGCAGTATGAGATGACGCTTAACTTCAGCGATGAATTGGTCCAGCACGTTGTTGAACAGTGTCCGGTAGCGGAAACCGGCGCCAGGATGCTAATCCGCTTTATTGAGAAAAATATTTTACCAAAGATAGGCAGTGCACTTTTAACCCAGGCTGACAAACCGGCAAAAAATAAAACAATAACCATGCAGTGCATTTTATCTGAAGAAAAGGAAATTGATATTGAGATGCAACTGGAGGGAAAACAAAACATTTAA
- the tssB gene encoding type VI secretion system contractile sheath small subunit codes for MSKSNSQKFIARNRAPRVQIEYDVEIYGSEKKIELPFVMGVLADLSGKPLEPLPPVADRKFLSVDIDNFDERMKAMRPRVAFAVPNTLTGEGQLMVDMTFESMDDFSPDAIARKVDSLSQLLEARTQLANLQTYMDGKAGAESLVMKVLNDKSLLNTLASAPKPERADEVAS; via the coding sequence ATGAGCAAGAGTAACTCACAAAAATTTATCGCACGTAATCGTGCGCCGCGCGTACAAATTGAGTACGACGTAGAAATCTATGGCAGTGAAAAGAAAATTGAATTGCCGTTCGTGATGGGCGTGCTGGCGGATTTATCCGGTAAACCGCTGGAGCCGCTGCCGCCTGTGGCAGACCGCAAATTCCTGAGTGTCGATATTGATAACTTTGACGAGCGTATGAAAGCCATGCGTCCGCGTGTCGCGTTCGCGGTGCCGAACACCTTAACGGGTGAAGGGCAACTGATGGTCGATATGACCTTCGAAAGCATGGATGATTTTTCTCCGGATGCGATTGCCCGCAAAGTTGACTCGTTATCTCAGCTGCTTGAAGCCCGTACGCAGCTCGCCAATCTGCAGACCTATATGGACGGTAAAGCAGGCGCGGAGAGCCTGGTGATGAAGGTACTGAATGACAAGTCGCTGTTGAACACCCTGGCATCGGCGCCAAAACCTGAACGGGCTGATGAAGTCGCGTCCTGA
- a CDS encoding fimbria/pilus outer membrane usher protein, translating to MKPKEIKKHARRAIRESKMAAVIRHILIASLGASVSVLAHTGTGERATSDKNDVVKFNSAFIHGLSVDVSRFYEGNPAPAGEHTVQVAVNGLSRGQRKVLFKPVNDNVSAQPCFTYDELSRLGIKVTAKPEASDSGQCAMVDEWGEGARANYLSGDFYLNLIIPQAYIVQFPRGYTDPASWDSGVLAGVLDYNANAYAQQNVNHSGGENDRSASGNLGLMMGLNLYDWRFRKRLNTNWSSTGSTHTHSIMTYLQRDVPALRSQLTLGDSSTSGDLFDSMTVRGIQLQSDDRMLPEGLRYYTPLVRGIAETNAKVQVTQRGQALYETTVPPGPFELSDIGAMGYGGDLQVTVTEADGRQRTQVVPFSAPPMLLHAGVNRFGVTAGKLQDDALAEEPGVAQGFYQYGIGNMYTLYGGGQLADHYAAVGLGNAFNTPLGGISLDATRARSELGGGKVSSGNSFNIGFSKLLDITSTDVTLAAYRYSSTGFYSLRDAALERYGVRNNDYLVDYRTRQRFTMSIGQPLWNDSRINLSGNFYNYWDDRPSTSQYMVSYNQSERYFSWSVSASRSYNSDGRNVNNVMLSVNVPLGSSITEKPLFSTVYSTARHDNNGGSGFQMNAIGSQGIQNELSYGVGASLSKARDTSTQTAFNGNVNYNSPSGQLGATASVGNKTRQLSLSASGSVVAHSGGITAGPRLGDAPFALIEAPGAEGARMLNGYGSRIDSRGFAVVPSLTPYRENTIAVNTVGLPDNVDVLESESTVIPRMGAAVKVNIKTQVGAPAVLIVRDRKGQPLPIGADIFDQQDNSLGIIGQGGMAFIRGWQAGNSHLYVKNASGDRLCTIYSSDDIAKKISKAAGSITQVEVVCH from the coding sequence GTGAAGCCGAAAGAGATAAAAAAACATGCACGCCGCGCAATCCGTGAATCGAAAATGGCGGCGGTGATACGCCATATTCTTATTGCTTCTTTAGGAGCCAGCGTTTCCGTGTTGGCGCATACCGGCACTGGCGAGCGGGCAACCAGCGATAAAAACGACGTTGTGAAATTTAACAGCGCGTTTATTCACGGTCTTAGCGTTGATGTTTCTCGTTTTTACGAGGGTAACCCGGCGCCGGCGGGGGAGCATACGGTGCAGGTCGCCGTCAATGGCCTGAGCCGGGGGCAGCGTAAGGTGCTGTTTAAACCCGTGAACGACAATGTTAGCGCCCAGCCCTGCTTCACCTATGACGAACTGAGCCGTCTGGGCATTAAGGTGACGGCCAAACCTGAGGCGTCAGACAGCGGGCAATGCGCCATGGTGGATGAGTGGGGGGAAGGCGCGCGCGCGAATTATTTGTCCGGCGATTTTTATCTCAATCTGATTATTCCGCAGGCTTATATAGTGCAGTTCCCGCGTGGTTATACCGATCCTGCCTCGTGGGATTCTGGCGTCCTGGCGGGGGTGCTGGACTATAACGCCAATGCCTATGCTCAGCAGAACGTCAATCACTCCGGCGGGGAAAACGATCGATCCGCCAGCGGCAACCTGGGATTGATGATGGGGCTGAACCTGTATGACTGGCGATTTCGCAAGCGGCTGAACACCAACTGGAGCAGTACGGGATCAACGCATACCCACTCCATCATGACGTATCTGCAGCGCGACGTTCCGGCGCTCAGAAGTCAGCTGACGCTGGGCGATAGCTCGACCAGCGGCGATCTGTTCGACAGCATGACGGTGAGAGGGATCCAGCTACAGTCTGACGACCGTATGCTGCCGGAAGGCTTACGTTATTACACGCCGCTGGTACGCGGCATCGCTGAAACTAACGCCAAAGTACAGGTGACGCAGCGGGGGCAGGCGCTATACGAGACTACCGTGCCGCCGGGACCGTTTGAACTGAGCGACATTGGCGCAATGGGATATGGCGGTGATTTGCAGGTGACGGTGACGGAGGCGGATGGACGCCAGCGGACGCAGGTCGTGCCCTTTTCGGCGCCGCCGATGTTGCTGCACGCTGGCGTTAATCGCTTTGGCGTAACCGCCGGCAAGTTGCAGGACGATGCGCTCGCCGAAGAACCGGGGGTTGCCCAGGGCTTTTATCAGTATGGCATTGGCAATATGTATACCCTGTACGGCGGTGGTCAGCTGGCCGATCACTACGCTGCGGTAGGGCTGGGGAACGCGTTTAATACCCCGTTGGGGGGCATATCGCTGGATGCGACCCGCGCGCGCAGCGAACTCGGCGGCGGCAAGGTTTCCTCCGGCAACAGTTTTAATATTGGTTTTAGTAAGCTCCTGGATATCACGTCGACAGACGTCACGCTGGCGGCTTACCGATACTCATCAACGGGATTTTACAGCCTTCGCGATGCGGCGCTGGAGCGCTATGGCGTCAGAAATAATGATTATCTGGTGGATTACCGCACCCGGCAGCGCTTTACCATGAGCATCGGTCAGCCATTATGGAACGACAGCAGGATAAATCTTTCCGGTAATTTTTATAACTACTGGGACGATCGCCCGTCGACCAGCCAGTACATGGTTTCGTATAACCAGTCCGAGCGCTATTTCTCCTGGTCGGTGTCGGCTTCCCGGTCATATAACAGCGACGGCCGGAACGTGAATAATGTGATGCTGTCCGTCAACGTGCCGCTGGGAAGTAGCATCACAGAAAAACCATTATTCAGTACCGTCTACTCCACCGCCAGGCATGACAATAACGGCGGCAGCGGATTCCAGATGAATGCCATCGGTAGCCAGGGCATACAGAATGAACTGAGCTACGGCGTGGGCGCCTCGCTTAGTAAAGCGCGGGATACGTCAACGCAGACGGCGTTCAATGGTAACGTGAATTACAACTCGCCGTCAGGACAGTTGGGCGCGACCGCGTCGGTGGGGAATAAGACGCGTCAGCTCTCGCTGTCGGCAAGCGGCAGCGTGGTGGCGCACAGCGGCGGCATTACGGCGGGGCCGCGGCTGGGCGATGCGCCGTTTGCATTGATTGAGGCGCCGGGCGCGGAAGGGGCGAGGATGCTGAACGGCTATGGTTCACGCATCGATTCCCGCGGCTTTGCGGTTGTGCCGTCGCTCACGCCCTATCGTGAAAACACCATTGCGGTGAACACCGTGGGTCTGCCTGATAATGTGGATGTGCTGGAAAGCGAAAGCACGGTTATTCCGCGAATGGGCGCAGCGGTGAAAGTAAATATTAAAACGCAGGTGGGGGCGCCTGCGGTATTAATTGTCCGCGATCGGAAAGGGCAGCCTTTACCTATCGGCGCGGATATTTTTGACCAACAGGATAATAGCCTGGGCATTATTGGACAGGGCGGCATGGCGTTTATTCGCGGCTGGCAGGCCGGGAACAGTCATTTATATGTGAAAAACGCATCTGGCGATCGCCTGTGCACGATTTATTCCAGCGATGATATCGCTAAAAAAATAAGTAAAGCGGCCGGTTCGATTACGCAGGTGGAGGTGGTATGCCATTGA
- the tssJ gene encoding type VI secretion system lipoprotein TssJ gives MLSGKEIKRVLKRTTVFLLSLFLVACSGSSRPASDGDAIKINLLAASDINPNEMGEPAPLNIFIYNVKDLDALTNADFYEIVEGTSKRVQAAASKVYEAILQPGESRTILIKPDGSTRSLAFIGAYRSLNYSLWLASWDLPVKKKSWWRPGFFSDDSLELNARFQKTAITIKVMD, from the coding sequence ATGCTTAGCGGAAAAGAAATAAAACGCGTACTTAAGAGAACAACCGTTTTTTTACTGTCACTCTTTTTAGTCGCCTGTAGTGGAAGCAGCCGTCCGGCGAGCGATGGCGATGCAATAAAAATAAATCTGCTGGCGGCAAGCGATATTAACCCAAATGAAATGGGCGAACCGGCGCCACTCAATATATTTATTTATAACGTCAAGGATCTGGATGCTTTAACCAATGCGGACTTTTATGAAATTGTTGAGGGGACCAGTAAACGTGTACAGGCGGCAGCGTCAAAAGTCTATGAAGCGATTTTACAACCCGGAGAGTCGCGCACCATTCTGATTAAACCAGACGGTTCTACACGCAGTCTTGCTTTCATTGGCGCCTATCGCAGCCTTAATTATTCTCTCTGGCTGGCGAGTTGGGATTTGCCCGTAAAGAAAAAATCGTGGTGGCGACCGGGTTTCTTTAGCGATGATTCGCTTGAGCTGAATGCGCGTTTCCAGAAAACAGCAATAACAATTAAAGTAATGGATTAA
- a CDS encoding Hcp family type VI secretion system effector, which yields MAQDMFIKIDGIEGESLDASHKNEIEVLSWRWASAQSSNMHSGSGGGAGKATVEDFCFEHYVDKASTNLLSYCLSGKHIKDIQFVVRKAGGDPLEYLTIKFSDVIITRVETAGSNEDETRPRERVTFAFTKLTQDYVMQNAEGAKSGVISTSYDVKANLRS from the coding sequence ATGGCTCAGGATATGTTTATTAAAATTGATGGCATCGAAGGCGAATCTCTTGATGCTTCCCATAAAAATGAAATCGAAGTGCTGTCCTGGCGTTGGGCCAGCGCGCAGAGTTCAAATATGCACAGCGGTTCCGGCGGCGGCGCAGGTAAAGCAACGGTTGAAGATTTTTGCTTCGAGCACTATGTCGATAAGGCCAGTACGAATCTTCTGAGCTACTGCCTGTCCGGTAAGCATATTAAAGACATTCAGTTTGTGGTTCGTAAAGCTGGCGGCGATCCGCTGGAATATCTGACCATTAAATTCTCCGATGTCATTATTACCCGCGTTGAAACGGCAGGTTCCAACGAAGACGAAACACGCCCGCGTGAACGCGTGACGTTCGCCTTCACCAAACTGACCCAGGATTACGTTATGCAGAACGCCGAAGGCGCGAAATCTGGCGTAATTTCTACCAGTTATGACGTAAAAGCTAACCTGCGCAGCTAA
- the tssC gene encoding type VI secretion system contractile sheath large subunit: MATQAQNHKQAAPQATTQNDFNALLTREFKPKSEQAKSAVEMAVKTLAEQALSTSITMADDAYKNIAAIIAEIDLKLSEQINLILHHEEFQRLESAWRGLHYLVNNTETDEKLKLRFMDISKDDLRRNMKRYKGIAWDQSPLFKQIYEEEYGQLGGEPYGCLVADYHFDHSAPDVDLLSSIGKVAASAHMPFITGASPSVMQMDSWQELANPRDLTKIFTQNLEYAAWNSLRQSEDSRYIGLAMPRFLARLPYGINTNPVDNFNFEEDTDGANHSKYVWANAAYAMAVNINRSFKHYGWCTMIRGVESGGVVEDLPCHTFPTDDGGVDMKCPTEIAISDRREAELAKNGFIPLVHRKNTDYAAFIGAQSLQKPAEYYDPDATANANLSARLPYLFACSRFAHYLKCIVRDKIGSFKEREDMQRWLNNWVMNYVDGDPANSSQETKARRPLAAAEVVVEDVEGNPGYYQAKFFLRPHFQLEGLTVSLRMVAKLPSLKDVA; this comes from the coding sequence ATGGCAACTCAAGCACAAAACCATAAGCAGGCCGCGCCGCAGGCCACCACGCAAAATGATTTTAATGCGTTACTGACCCGTGAATTTAAGCCGAAATCCGAGCAGGCGAAATCGGCGGTCGAAATGGCGGTGAAAACCCTGGCGGAACAGGCGCTCTCTACCTCGATCACTATGGCTGACGATGCTTATAAAAACATCGCGGCGATTATCGCGGAGATTGACCTTAAGCTGTCAGAGCAAATTAACCTGATTCTTCATCATGAAGAGTTCCAGCGTCTGGAAAGCGCCTGGCGCGGCCTGCACTACCTGGTGAACAACACCGAAACCGATGAGAAGCTGAAGCTGCGCTTTATGGACATTTCCAAGGATGACCTGCGTCGCAACATGAAGCGCTACAAAGGGATCGCATGGGATCAAAGCCCGCTATTTAAGCAGATTTACGAAGAAGAGTACGGTCAGCTTGGCGGCGAACCTTACGGCTGCCTGGTGGCGGATTACCATTTCGATCACAGCGCGCCGGATGTGGATCTGCTCTCCTCGATTGGCAAGGTGGCGGCGTCCGCCCATATGCCGTTTATTACCGGCGCGTCGCCATCCGTTATGCAGATGGACTCCTGGCAGGAGCTGGCTAACCCGCGTGATCTGACGAAAATCTTTACCCAGAACCTGGAATATGCCGCGTGGAACTCCCTGCGTCAGTCTGAGGACTCTCGTTATATCGGTCTGGCGATGCCGCGCTTCCTTGCGCGTCTGCCTTACGGCATCAACACTAACCCGGTAGATAACTTTAATTTTGAAGAAGATACCGACGGCGCGAATCACAGCAAATACGTCTGGGCTAACGCTGCGTATGCGATGGCGGTCAACATCAACCGTTCCTTCAAGCATTACGGCTGGTGCACCATGATTCGCGGCGTAGAGAGCGGCGGCGTGGTGGAAGATCTGCCTTGTCATACCTTCCCGACCGACGATGGCGGCGTGGATATGAAATGCCCGACGGAAATCGCAATTTCCGATCGTCGCGAGGCGGAGCTGGCGAAGAATGGCTTTATTCCCCTGGTTCACCGTAAAAATACCGATTACGCGGCGTTTATTGGCGCGCAGTCATTGCAGAAACCAGCGGAATATTACGATCCGGACGCCACGGCCAACGCCAATCTTTCCGCGCGTCTTCCGTACCTGTTTGCCTGTTCACGTTTCGCACATTATCTGAAGTGCATCGTGCGCGACAAAATCGGTTCGTTCAAAGAGCGTGAAGATATGCAGCGCTGGCTGAACAATTGGGTCATGAATTATGTCGATGGCGACCCGGCGAACTCATCGCAGGAAACCAAAGCGCGCCGTCCGCTGGCGGCGGCGGAAGTGGTGGTGGAAGACGTGGAAGGCAATCCGGGTTATTACCAGGCGAAATTCTTCCTGCGTCCTCATTTCCAACTGGAAGGTCTGACCGTTTCTTTACGCATGGTCGCTAAATTACCGTCGCTGAAAGACGTGGCGTAA
- a CDS encoding fimbrial protein — protein sequence MSTFKITLCALAMASVSTSALAVTQGTVTFNGELISSTCEIAADSVDRQVQLPKIAIQTLAKSGDTAGSKGFDLNVEKCPAGITKVAAHFEAIGSSGVDSATGNLTNQFKGDATTPAAENVQVRLYNSDEKQLKLGETGAPATVTGGSATMRYYGGYYATDTTSVGKVYAQAAYTIAYP from the coding sequence ATGTCTACTTTCAAAATAACATTATGCGCGCTGGCGATGGCGAGCGTATCAACGTCTGCACTGGCCGTCACGCAGGGTACCGTAACGTTTAACGGTGAACTGATTAGCAGCACCTGTGAAATTGCCGCGGATTCTGTTGATCGCCAGGTACAACTGCCGAAGATTGCGATTCAGACTCTGGCTAAGTCAGGCGACACTGCAGGTTCTAAAGGTTTTGACCTGAACGTTGAAAAATGCCCTGCCGGTATTACTAAGGTGGCCGCGCACTTTGAAGCGATCGGCAGCTCTGGCGTTGATAGCGCAACCGGCAACCTGACAAACCAGTTCAAGGGGGATGCGACTACCCCTGCTGCTGAGAACGTACAGGTGCGTCTGTATAACTCTGACGAGAAGCAGTTGAAACTGGGTGAAACCGGTGCACCTGCTACCGTGACCGGCGGTTCAGCAACCATGCGTTACTACGGTGGTTACTACGCGACGGATACGACCTCTGTAGGTAAGGTTTACGCGCAGGCGGCTTATACCATCGCGTATCCGTAA
- a CDS encoding fimbrial biogenesis chaperone, whose protein sequence is MKYQRAVLLNAFLFFSLATHSTLAGMTIFGTRVIFPGSEKEQTVRTNNKNDTPTLVQVWVDDGNKNTDINNIKVPFTATPPVYRVEPGKGQSVRLIYNGMPLPQDRESVYWFNMLEIPPLNEKLKDTDRLELAFRTRIKIFYRPTALKSSSASEFEKLRWEIISPARGIKVSNPTPYYFSFDSAIAYSGGAQYPLVANMIPPFGSKEFVLESKNKTPATISSVEVRLINDYGGVVKYQLTHSTGNTLSIKE, encoded by the coding sequence ATGAAATATCAACGTGCAGTATTATTAAATGCTTTTCTCTTTTTCTCACTGGCAACCCACAGTACCCTTGCCGGGATGACTATATTCGGTACTCGGGTCATTTTTCCCGGTTCTGAAAAAGAGCAAACGGTGAGAACGAATAATAAAAATGACACACCGACACTGGTTCAGGTCTGGGTTGATGATGGCAATAAAAACACCGACATTAATAATATTAAAGTGCCCTTTACCGCTACGCCGCCCGTTTATCGCGTAGAGCCTGGTAAAGGACAGAGTGTACGTCTTATTTATAATGGTATGCCGTTGCCGCAGGATCGGGAGTCGGTGTACTGGTTTAATATGCTGGAAATTCCGCCGCTGAATGAAAAGTTAAAAGACACCGATCGTCTGGAACTGGCGTTCAGAACCCGTATTAAAATATTTTATCGTCCGACCGCATTAAAGAGTAGCAGTGCCAGTGAATTTGAAAAACTGCGTTGGGAAATCATTAGCCCGGCCCGGGGGATTAAAGTGAGCAACCCTACACCCTATTACTTTTCATTTGATTCGGCGATCGCTTATTCAGGGGGCGCACAATATCCTCTGGTGGCGAATATGATCCCGCCGTTTGGCAGTAAAGAATTTGTCCTGGAGAGTAAAAATAAAACGCCAGCAACAATTAGTAGCGTTGAGGTCCGCCTGATTAACGATTACGGCGGCGTTGTTAAATATCAATTGACCCATTCAACGGGTAACACCCTGTCAATAAAGGAATAA
- a CDS encoding fimbrial protein, which yields MPLIKKALFLALLGSQATCVCAVNYSMDVYFTGTYTDETCVVEINNGSNNEVVTLPKISVMSLRTNGSEAGSVPFNITLKECPASRTVTVFFSSSVSGADTVTGNLINDTGPDMSKNVQIRLRKEDSSQVIIDDATSGQDYLISATADPLSHRFLASYYAKGDSAPTAGKVQTVSGVELVYK from the coding sequence ATGCCATTGATCAAAAAAGCGCTCTTTCTCGCTCTGCTGGGAAGCCAGGCGACCTGCGTCTGTGCCGTTAATTACTCAATGGACGTTTATTTTACTGGCACCTATACCGACGAAACCTGTGTCGTAGAGATTAATAATGGTAGTAATAATGAAGTCGTCACATTGCCCAAAATTTCGGTTATGTCGCTGCGGACCAATGGCAGCGAAGCGGGCAGCGTACCTTTTAATATCACCTTAAAAGAGTGTCCGGCCAGCAGGACCGTAACGGTGTTTTTCAGTAGCAGCGTCTCCGGCGCGGATACCGTGACGGGAAACCTTATTAACGATACAGGACCGGATATGAGCAAAAATGTTCAGATCAGATTACGTAAAGAAGACAGCTCGCAGGTCATTATTGATGATGCGACCTCAGGACAGGATTACCTTATTTCCGCCACGGCGGACCCATTAAGCCATAGATTTTTAGCGAGCTATTATGCGAAGGGCGACTCAGCGCCTACTGCCGGCAAAGTCCAGACGGTATCGGGAGTCGAGCTTGTTTATAAATAA